Proteins from a genomic interval of Salmo trutta chromosome 39, fSalTru1.1, whole genome shotgun sequence:
- the LOC115179522 gene encoding zinc finger protein 501-like gives MASVKLEDCSQTLELNVNIKDEEEEEKIRTTVSHGYHFETCSTSREQQQEDHRAKSSHHCPHCEEIFPFLSKLKIHLKIHTGEKPYSCSDCGASFSRLDTLKTHQRIHTGEKPYYCPDCGERFSQKTNLKAHQQLHTGEKPYSCSDCGKSFSRSENLKSHERIHTGEKPYSCSDCGKFFKTSTGLTVHQKTHTGEKSYFCSDCGKCFKTSSELKVHQRTHTGEKPYSCSDCVKCFKTSTVLKLHQRTHTGEKPYSCSDCGASFSRLDTLKTHQRIHTGEKPYYCPDCGERFSQKTNLKAHQQIHTGEKPYSCSVCGKSFSLSGTLKSHERIHTGEKPYYCSDCGKRFSRSGTLKSHERIHTGERPYSCSECVKCFKTSTELKVHQRTHTGEKHYYCSDCGKCFKTSTELKLHQRIHTGEKPYFCSDCGKSFSHQSNLKTHQRIH, from the exons atggcatcagtgaagctggaagactgcagtcaaacactggagctgaatgtcaacattaaagatgaagaagaggaggagaagattagGACAACTGTTAGTCATG GATACCATTTTGAGACATGctctacatccagagagcaacagcaggaagatcacagagctaagagctctcaccactgcccacattgtgaagagattttcccatttctatcaaagctaaaaatacacctaaaaatacacacaggagagaagccttactcctgctctgactgtggggcgAGTTTCTCTCGACTGGATACCTTAAAAACACACCAACGTATACAtacgggagagaagccttactactgCCCTGACTGTGGGGAGAGATTCTCTCAAAAGACCAACTTAAAAGCACACCAACAattacatacaggagagaagccttactcctgctctgactgtggaaaaagtTTCTCCCGATCAGAAAACTTAAAatcacatgaacgtatacatacaggagagaagccatactcctgctctgactgtggaaaattcTTCAAAACATCAACTGGGCTAACAGTTcatcagaaaacacacacaggagagaagtcttacttctgctctgactgtggaaaatgcttcaaAACATCATctgagctaaaagttcatcagagaacacatacaggagaaaagccttactccTGTTCCGACTGTGTAAAATGCTTCAAAACATCAACGGTGCTAAAacttcatcagagaacacacacaggagagaagccttactcctgctctgactgtggggcgAGTTTCTCTCGACTGGATACCTTAAAAACACACCAACGTATACAtacgggagagaagccttactactgCCCTGACTGTGGGGAGAGATTTTCTCAAAAGACCAACTTAAAAGCTCACCAgcaaatacatacaggagagaagccttactcctgctctgtttgtgggaagagtttctcccTATCGGGTACCTTGAAatcacatgaacgtatacatacaggagagaagccttactactgctctgactgtggaaaacgtTTCTCTCGATCGGGTACCTTGAAatcacatgaacgtatacatacaggagagaggcCATACTCCTGCTCTGAATGTGTAAAATGCTTCAAAACATCAACTGAGCTAAAagtacatcagagaacacacacaggagagaagcattactactgctctgactgtggaaaatgcttcaaaacatcaactgagctaaaacttcatcagagaatacacacaggagagaagccttacttctgctctgactgtgggaagagtttctctcaCCAGAGCAACTTAAAAACACACCAACGTATACATTAA